A DNA window from Methanobacterium sp. Maddingley MBC34 contains the following coding sequences:
- a CDS encoding ATP-dependent DNA ligase I (PFAM: ATP dependent DNA ligase domain; DNA ligase N terminus; ATP dependent DNA ligase C terminal region~TIGRFAM: DNA ligase I, ATP-dependent (dnl1)), translating to MFYKDLVEVYQDLDSTTKRLEKTDILAKFFAKVGDEDPELLPIVTLLSLGRIFPTWSEEELGIGSKLLMKAISQAVGVSPEDVENRMRDTGDIGEAAEELYQKKSQVTLFSRPLTIVKVHRNLVKMAEISGNRAQFKKIDYLMELLSSASPSEAKYITRTVLEELRVGVGEGTIRDAISQAFDIPKEVAERAHMLTNDMGLVAEVARMEGEEGLRKLTLKPGKPVKPMLAQLSPGINVSVGEMGWAICETKYDGIRVQIHRHGDKIDIFTRRLENISLALPEISDYIKQSLPQEDFIVEGEIIASRDGKPISFQYMLQRVRRKYEIDKMISKIPLTVYLFDVLYYRGPILDEPLQERRKTLESIVKVAEGKLELSAQVKVTPEEIYKAQDLFERSIKGGHEGIMIKDPHAPYMPGIRGKKMLKLKAEPETLDLVVVGGTYGKGKRAHFIGSYLMALQDEDNQLKTLAYAATGLDDNTLMELSQMVEPLIISKDGRQVKIEPSVILEIAFSEIVESPESETGYSLRFPVVKRIRNDLGLDEIDTLDRIESIFRNSQKS from the coding sequence ATGTTTTACAAGGATTTAGTGGAAGTCTACCAGGATCTGGACTCCACCACCAAACGTCTGGAGAAAACCGATATATTGGCCAAATTTTTTGCTAAAGTGGGAGATGAAGACCCTGAACTCCTCCCCATAGTAACACTACTATCTCTCGGCAGAATTTTCCCCACATGGAGTGAGGAAGAACTGGGAATCGGATCTAAACTACTGATGAAAGCTATTTCCCAAGCTGTGGGGGTATCTCCAGAGGATGTGGAGAACAGGATGCGGGACACTGGAGATATTGGTGAGGCTGCCGAGGAATTGTACCAGAAAAAGAGCCAGGTAACTCTGTTCAGCCGACCACTCACCATAGTAAAAGTCCACCGCAATCTGGTGAAAATGGCTGAGATTTCAGGTAATCGGGCCCAGTTTAAAAAAATAGACTATCTAATGGAACTTTTATCATCAGCATCCCCCTCTGAGGCTAAGTACATCACTCGCACGGTACTGGAAGAACTTCGCGTGGGAGTGGGAGAAGGAACCATCCGGGATGCCATTTCACAGGCCTTTGACATACCAAAAGAAGTTGCAGAAAGGGCCCACATGTTAACCAACGATATGGGATTGGTGGCTGAGGTGGCCAGAATGGAAGGAGAAGAAGGCCTGCGCAAACTAACACTTAAACCAGGAAAACCAGTGAAACCCATGCTGGCACAGCTCTCTCCTGGTATAAATGTGAGTGTGGGGGAGATGGGATGGGCCATCTGCGAAACTAAATATGATGGGATAAGAGTTCAAATTCACAGACACGGTGATAAAATTGATATTTTCACAAGGAGACTGGAAAATATCAGCTTAGCACTGCCTGAAATCTCTGATTACATTAAACAATCTCTTCCGCAGGAAGATTTCATTGTTGAGGGTGAAATAATCGCCAGCAGGGATGGAAAACCAATATCATTCCAGTATATGTTGCAAAGAGTGCGTAGAAAGTACGAAATCGATAAAATGATTTCTAAAATCCCGTTAACTGTTTATCTGTTTGATGTACTCTATTATAGGGGGCCTATCCTGGATGAACCACTCCAGGAGCGGAGGAAAACCTTAGAATCAATAGTTAAAGTAGCAGAAGGTAAACTTGAGCTTTCTGCCCAGGTTAAAGTCACTCCTGAAGAGATCTACAAGGCTCAGGATCTTTTTGAACGCTCAATTAAGGGAGGTCATGAGGGGATCATGATCAAAGATCCACATGCGCCCTACATGCCAGGTATAAGGGGTAAAAAGATGCTTAAATTAAAGGCAGAACCGGAAACCCTGGATCTGGTGGTGGTGGGTGGAACCTATGGTAAAGGTAAAAGAGCTCATTTCATTGGCTCCTACCTGATGGCTCTTCAGGATGAGGACAACCAACTCAAGACCCTGGCCTACGCTGCCACAGGATTGGATGATAACACACTAATGGAACTTTCCCAGATGGTGGAACCTCTTATCATAAGTAAAGATGGCAGGCAGGTGAAGATAGAGCCTTCAGTAATCCTGGAAATTGCCTTCAGTGAAATAGTGGAAAGCCCGGAGTCAGAAACTGGATACTCCCTTCGTTTCCCGGTGGTGAAGAGAATTCGTAATGATTTAGGTCTGGATGAAATTGATACCCTGGATAGGATTGAATCTATTTTCAGGAACTCTCAGAAAAGCTGA
- a CDS encoding OB-fold nucleic acid binding protein (PFAM: OB-fold nucleic acid binding domain), with the protein MEDKKIFKLALCTAILGLVGMMVSANYIMPQTVQIKDMNRGMLDKEVSVEGIVTGITQSQKGGTYFLELMDGTGKIKVVIFESAASEIQKTSINIENFKNRRIKIVGRVTEYQGSLEVILKDASSLKIIDNQ; encoded by the coding sequence ATGGAAGACAAAAAAATCTTCAAACTGGCTTTATGCACTGCTATTTTGGGATTGGTGGGAATGATGGTTTCTGCCAATTATATAATGCCTCAAACAGTTCAGATTAAAGATATGAATCGGGGAATGCTCGATAAAGAGGTTTCAGTTGAGGGAATAGTTACTGGGATCACCCAGTCCCAGAAAGGAGGTACCTATTTCCTGGAGTTGATGGATGGAACCGGGAAAATTAAGGTAGTAATATTTGAAAGTGCAGCATCTGAAATCCAGAAAACCAGTATAAATATTGAAAACTTTAAAAATAGACGTATAAAAATTGTGGGGAGAGTCACTGAGTATCAGGGTAGTCTTGAAGTGATCCTAAAGGATGCCAGTTCACTAAAGATAATTGATAATCAATGA
- a CDS encoding MIP family channel protein (PFAM: Major intrinsic protein~TIGRFAM: MIP family channel proteins), with amino-acid sequence MVSLGRKFVAELLGTFLLVCFGAGVVVVTILMAQGTTPPNPFNIGITMADWLGINMVFGLVLAVGIYAFGKVSGAHFNPAVTVGLWSVRKFPANEVLPYIVAQLIGAVLAGFAIMACLGMDAVTIGNLGATTPFTGISYIQAIIAEIIGTFVLVLAIMAVAVDKRASPGFAGLIIGLALTCSLTLISNITGGSVNPARTFGPYLANTIMGGANLWGYFPIYVIGPVIGGILAAVIYQYVVGTGDED; translated from the coding sequence ATGGTTTCTTTAGGAAGAAAGTTTGTAGCTGAACTTTTGGGTACTTTTCTTTTGGTTTGTTTTGGTGCTGGTGTAGTAGTTGTAACAATTTTAATGGCTCAGGGCACAACACCACCTAATCCTTTCAATATTGGAATAACCATGGCGGATTGGCTTGGAATCAACATGGTGTTTGGTTTAGTGCTTGCAGTTGGAATATATGCATTTGGAAAAGTATCCGGTGCTCATTTCAACCCTGCAGTAACCGTTGGATTATGGTCTGTTCGTAAATTCCCAGCAAATGAAGTTCTACCATACATAGTAGCTCAACTTATAGGTGCAGTTCTAGCAGGTTTTGCCATTATGGCCTGTCTGGGAATGGACGCGGTTACCATTGGAAATCTCGGTGCAACCACGCCTTTTACAGGTATAAGTTATATACAGGCAATTATAGCAGAAATAATTGGTACTTTTGTCCTGGTACTTGCTATTATGGCAGTTGCTGTTGATAAAAGAGCCAGCCCCGGTTTTGCAGGTTTGATTATTGGTCTTGCATTAACCTGTTCATTAACACTAATATCCAATATTACTGGGGGGTCAGTTAACCCTGCACGTACTTTCGGACCTTATCTGGCAAATACCATAATGGGCGGAGCAAATCTATGGGGTTACTTCCCTATATATGTTATCGGCCCTGTAATCGGAGGTATATTAGCGGCAGTCATATATCAGTACGTAGTTGGAACCGGAGATGAAGATTAG
- a CDS encoding hypothetical protein (PFAM: Uncharacterised protein family (UPF0104)~TIGRFAM: conserved hypothetical protein) → MKRYYVFLVSLLLLALLIIWIGPQKMWDVIKTANPWLILLAVGIHLFVVWIRSLRWGYIINQPWEFKKNFIVKTIGLFAGNFTPMRSGGEVLTAVAGKKINGITLSEGLSAGLTERFFDGAIGGILLLLCACLLPKVRIIAIMGGLASFGLLAVIYLINWREDTSIWIYNRIHFILRFLPISEDLVENFYHKFTEGLRSMIEYTKTFSSFKNLAVVFVLTAASWLLECVRLYVVFVAFNVEISFVAIIIIFLLANIIGIVSALPGGIGSIELSLTGLFVLFGVSSAVGGSIAMVDRLASFWIVSAMGIIFASYYAKDILDEIKGYTIGLKSTKK, encoded by the coding sequence TTGAAAAGGTACTATGTTTTCTTAGTAAGTCTCTTGCTACTAGCTCTTCTGATCATCTGGATTGGCCCCCAAAAAATGTGGGATGTTATAAAAACTGCCAATCCATGGTTAATATTACTTGCAGTCGGCATACACCTATTTGTAGTATGGATACGTTCATTAAGATGGGGTTATATCATTAATCAGCCCTGGGAGTTCAAGAAGAACTTCATTGTCAAGACCATTGGACTTTTTGCTGGAAACTTCACACCTATGCGCAGTGGAGGTGAGGTTTTAACTGCTGTTGCCGGTAAAAAAATCAATGGAATAACCCTTTCAGAGGGTTTATCCGCAGGTTTAACTGAAAGGTTCTTCGATGGAGCCATAGGCGGAATTTTATTACTTTTATGTGCCTGTTTACTCCCAAAGGTAAGAATAATAGCAATTATGGGAGGTTTAGCTTCTTTTGGACTTTTAGCTGTTATTTATTTGATAAATTGGAGAGAAGACACCAGTATCTGGATTTATAATCGTATCCATTTCATATTACGATTTTTACCCATTTCTGAAGATTTAGTGGAGAATTTCTACCATAAATTCACCGAGGGGCTGCGCAGCATGATCGAATACACCAAAACATTCAGCAGCTTCAAGAATTTGGCAGTGGTGTTCGTGTTAACTGCGGCTAGCTGGCTTCTGGAATGTGTCCGTTTATATGTTGTTTTTGTAGCTTTCAATGTTGAAATCAGTTTCGTGGCCATTATCATTATCTTCCTCCTGGCCAATATCATTGGCATAGTATCTGCCCTACCAGGAGGTATTGGTTCCATTGAATTATCACTAACCGGATTATTCGTCCTTTTCGGAGTTTCCAGTGCAGTAGGTGGAAGTATAGCAATGGTAGATCGTTTAGCATCATTCTGGATAGTAAGTGCCATGGGAATAATATTTGCCTCTTACTATGCCAAGGATATCCTGGATGAGATCAAAGGGTACACTATTGGTTTGAAGTCAACCAAAAAATAG
- a CDS encoding glycosyl transferase (PFAM: Glycosyl transferase family 2) — MRIITIIPAYNEENAILHVVNCVKKYSDVIVVDDGSTDKTSQLAKNADVKVLKHDKNLGKGAAIKTGLESAIKDDYDLMVLLDGDGQHDPRCIPLLLDGMGGVDLLIGSRFLNMAPQNMPLQRRLSNGITTRLIRFVTGFHITDSQCGFRVISKKAAPFFVDISYNDYVYESEVLCKASENHLVVAEKPIQCIYGNEKSYVRARHVAHYVMFTLRLLMRKLLRRI, encoded by the coding sequence ATGAGAATCATAACGATTATTCCCGCTTATAACGAAGAAAATGCCATATTGCACGTGGTTAATTGTGTTAAAAAATATTCAGATGTGATAGTTGTGGATGACGGATCCACCGACAAAACATCACAACTGGCAAAAAATGCAGATGTGAAAGTTTTAAAGCACGATAAAAACCTTGGAAAAGGTGCAGCTATTAAAACTGGGCTTGAAAGTGCCATTAAAGATGATTATGATCTTATGGTTCTTCTGGATGGAGATGGGCAACATGACCCCCGCTGCATACCACTACTCTTAGATGGAATGGGTGGTGTCGATCTGTTAATAGGTTCCCGTTTCCTGAACATGGCCCCCCAAAACATGCCACTGCAACGCAGGCTTTCCAATGGAATAACCACCCGGCTGATAAGGTTCGTGACTGGTTTCCACATTACTGATAGTCAGTGTGGATTCAGGGTAATTTCAAAAAAAGCAGCCCCATTCTTTGTGGACATATCCTATAACGACTATGTTTATGAATCAGAAGTCCTGTGTAAGGCCTCAGAAAACCATCTGGTGGTGGCTGAAAAACCAATACAGTGTATTTATGGTAATGAAAAGTCTTATGTCCGCGCACGACATGTGGCACATTATGTGATGTTCACCCTGCGCCTCTTGATGCGTAAATTACTGCGGAGGATCTGA